In a genomic window of Prochlorococcus marinus subsp. marinus str. CCMP1375:
- a CDS encoding glycosyltransferase family 4 protein yields MTSSPLRLILISTPIGFIGSGKGGGVELTLVAIIKGLLEMGHHIVLVAPYGSFLPSGCEGAEIITVKGIDQSSWQHQVPDAPITIPFNGMLPKLVEVALKVSKNSDAILNLCYDWLPLWLTPFVEPKIFHLISMAGVSKLMEATVRDLSKTHHSRLAFHTFSQASDYELIDQPIVLGNGFDLKNYHFQLKGQGPLGWAGRVAPEKGLEDAAKVAADLGDKLFVWGLIEDKAYASKIESLVPEGTIEWKGFLNTQEFQSQLGSCRALINTPKWNEAYGNVVAEAMACGVPVVAYRRGGPGELVQSGVTGWLVPSDDIEGLKKGVLNIDKIKRQNCRDWANESASYQMFAKRINSWIQSGLGIR; encoded by the coding sequence ATGACTTCTAGCCCTCTTAGGTTAATTCTTATTAGCACTCCTATTGGATTTATAGGGAGTGGAAAAGGTGGTGGTGTTGAGTTGACATTGGTTGCCATTATTAAGGGGCTTTTGGAAATGGGCCATCATATTGTCTTAGTTGCGCCTTATGGATCCTTTCTTCCCTCAGGATGCGAAGGTGCTGAAATTATTACTGTTAAGGGCATTGACCAATCAAGTTGGCAGCATCAAGTCCCTGATGCTCCAATTACAATCCCTTTTAATGGAATGCTTCCAAAACTTGTGGAGGTTGCTCTTAAAGTTTCTAAAAATTCAGATGCAATATTAAATTTATGCTATGACTGGTTGCCTTTATGGCTAACACCTTTCGTAGAACCAAAAATATTTCATTTAATTAGTATGGCAGGAGTCTCAAAACTGATGGAAGCAACAGTTCGAGATCTATCTAAGACCCATCACTCTAGATTGGCTTTTCATACTTTTAGTCAAGCATCAGATTATGAATTAATAGATCAACCAATTGTTTTAGGGAATGGATTTGATTTGAAAAATTATCATTTTCAATTAAAAGGTCAAGGCCCCTTAGGATGGGCTGGGAGAGTTGCGCCAGAAAAAGGATTGGAGGATGCAGCTAAAGTTGCAGCTGATTTAGGAGACAAATTATTTGTTTGGGGTTTGATAGAAGACAAAGCATATGCATCTAAAATAGAGTCCTTGGTCCCAGAAGGAACAATTGAATGGAAAGGTTTTCTTAATACGCAGGAGTTTCAGAGCCAGCTTGGCAGTTGTAGAGCACTTATTAATACACCTAAATGGAATGAAGCTTATGGAAATGTAGTTGCAGAGGCCATGGCTTGTGGAGTGCCTGTAGTTGCCTATAGGCGAGGAGGCCCTGGGGAATTGGTCCAGTCAGGGGTGACAGGTTGGTTGGTTCCCTCTGATGACATAGAGGGCTTAAAAAAAGGTGTATTAAATATAGATAAAATAAAAAGACAAAATTGTAGGGACTGGGCTAATGAATCTGCTTCTTATCAGATGTTTGCAAAACGAATTAACTCTTGGATTCAATCAGGTTTAGGAATTCGATAA
- a CDS encoding DMT family transporter, producing MFEKMNWLLMVLPFALWGSAMAAMAPLVQSSGPEFVAILRLFPSGIAILIAVIILKRPLNIARIDLGWFLVFTLIDGSLFQFFLTRGLVNSGAGLGSVFIDSQPLIVALLARTLFGDPINPIGWIGLVLGLGGIICIGTPPELLSHWFLMNKGVSESDVLANGQFWMLGAALAMALGTVLIRFTCKASDPVAVTGWHMVFGSIPLAVWHFFDKSWPLFPQWSAFDWGLMSYAAFLGSALAYGLFFWFASQTELTSFSTLAFLTPVFALITGGVWLGERLDWVQWIGVSFVLFSVFLVSQRARLWEPISDSRNNLFKGISG from the coding sequence ATGTTTGAAAAGATGAATTGGTTGTTAATGGTTTTGCCTTTTGCTCTATGGGGATCTGCTATGGCCGCCATGGCACCTTTAGTTCAATCATCAGGACCAGAATTTGTTGCGATTTTAAGGCTTTTCCCTTCAGGGATAGCAATACTTATTGCTGTAATTATTTTGAAAAGACCTTTAAATATTGCAAGGATTGATTTGGGTTGGTTTTTAGTTTTCACTTTGATAGATGGAAGCTTATTTCAATTTTTTCTAACTAGGGGATTAGTTAATAGTGGAGCAGGGCTTGGATCTGTTTTTATTGATTCTCAGCCATTAATAGTCGCTCTTTTAGCAAGAACCCTTTTTGGTGATCCTATAAACCCCATTGGTTGGATTGGATTAGTACTTGGATTGGGAGGCATAATTTGCATAGGAACACCCCCGGAATTATTAAGTCATTGGTTCTTAATGAATAAGGGGGTATCTGAATCCGATGTATTGGCTAATGGGCAGTTTTGGATGCTAGGAGCTGCTTTGGCAATGGCCTTAGGAACAGTATTAATTCGCTTTACTTGCAAAGCTAGTGATCCAGTTGCAGTAACTGGATGGCATATGGTTTTTGGAAGTATCCCTTTAGCTGTTTGGCATTTTTTTGACAAAAGTTGGCCTTTATTTCCCCAATGGTCAGCTTTTGATTGGGGATTGATGTCCTATGCTGCTTTTTTAGGAAGCGCACTTGCATATGGATTGTTTTTTTGGTTTGCCAGTCAAACAGAACTAACAAGTTTTAGTACTCTTGCATTCTTAACTCCAGTTTTTGCTCTTATTACTGGAGGCGTTTGGTTAGGTGAGAGACTTGATTGGGTGCAATGGATTGGTGTTTCATTTGTATTGTTTTCTGTATTTTTAGTTAGTCAGAGAGCGAGGTTATGGGAACCAATATCAGATAGTCGGAATAATTTGTTTAAAGGTATTTCTGGATGA
- the sppA gene encoding signal peptide peptidase SppA — protein MIWPWRRKSKKRMARIIIDGPINGSTRKLVLKALRQVEDREFPALLLRIDSPGGTVGDSQEIHAALLRLREKGCHIVASFGNISASGGVYVGVAAEKIIANPGTITGSIGVILRGNNLSKLLEKIGIKFETIKSGLYKDILSPDRALSPEERSLLQSLIDSSYEQFVTAVAEGRKLNKEDVKSFADGRVFTGTQAKQLGLIDDTGDENDARLLAAELADLDQKVRPITLGRPKKKLIGLLPGGKMFSKLLETISMELSTSGQILWLFRQ, from the coding sequence ATGATCTGGCCTTGGCGACGCAAATCAAAAAAACGAATGGCAAGAATCATTATTGATGGCCCAATTAATGGTTCTACTAGGAAGCTTGTACTTAAAGCTCTTAGACAAGTTGAAGACAGAGAGTTTCCTGCTCTATTACTTCGCATTGATAGTCCAGGGGGAACTGTCGGCGATAGCCAAGAAATTCATGCTGCTCTCCTAAGGCTGCGTGAGAAGGGCTGCCATATTGTTGCCAGCTTTGGCAATATATCAGCTTCAGGCGGCGTTTATGTAGGCGTAGCCGCAGAGAAAATTATTGCAAACCCAGGAACTATTACAGGTTCAATAGGAGTAATTCTCCGTGGCAATAACCTTTCAAAATTGCTGGAGAAGATTGGCATAAAATTTGAAACCATCAAAAGTGGTTTGTATAAGGATATTCTTTCACCCGATAGAGCCTTATCTCCTGAAGAACGTTCTCTTCTGCAATCACTTATCGATAGCAGTTACGAACAATTCGTAACTGCTGTTGCTGAAGGAAGGAAACTTAATAAAGAAGATGTAAAAAGTTTTGCAGACGGCAGGGTTTTCACAGGAACACAGGCCAAGCAATTAGGTTTAATCGATGACACTGGCGATGAAAACGATGCAAGACTGCTAGCAGCAGAACTTGCAGATCTAGATCAAAAGGTCCGACCAATTACTCTTGGTCGTCCTAAAAAGAAACTAATAGGGCTGCTGCCTGGAGGGAAAATGTTTTCTAAGCTTTTAGAGACAATAAGTATGGAACTTTCAACCAGCGGCCAAATACTTTGGCTATTTAGACAATAA
- the aroH gene encoding chorismate mutase, whose amino-acid sequence MNIRAIRGATTCLSNTSDAIESAVQELVSELVNQNKLKAKQIISVTFSVTNDLNACFPAAMARKQHGWEEVALLDCQQMYVKGDLANCIRILAIVNLPEDQMPRHTYLGEASMLRPDRSV is encoded by the coding sequence ATGAACATTAGAGCTATACGAGGTGCTACCACATGCTTGAGCAACACATCTGATGCTATTGAGTCAGCTGTTCAAGAACTAGTCTCTGAGCTAGTCAACCAAAATAAACTTAAAGCGAAGCAAATTATTTCTGTAACTTTTTCAGTTACAAATGATCTAAATGCTTGTTTTCCTGCAGCCATGGCCAGAAAGCAACATGGCTGGGAGGAAGTAGCTCTCCTTGACTGTCAGCAAATGTATGTAAAAGGTGATCTTGCAAATTGCATTAGAATCCTTGCAATTGTAAATCTGCCTGAAGATCAAATGCCAAGACATACTTATTTAGGCGAAGCAAGTATGCTTCGTCCAGACAGGTCTGTTTAG
- a CDS encoding DUF2808 domain-containing protein, with protein sequence MSQPQRKFNLKILRDKVLTPGLLFGAFLGASCITNAPSIANTGLDFMWDADPNYIKLKYIQSSRQRKDRSTYFFFLRSRDRKTGILKLTIKVPDYFDANIKLNKLKFCRAQIGGYRTRSKCVEDVPSVIEISKDQTSIDIYPDQPIPVDKNTYALRMKIFNPRRAGMFQFHAYAQSPGAMPISGYVGSWNMDVE encoded by the coding sequence ATGTCCCAGCCTCAACGTAAATTTAATCTAAAAATTTTACGGGATAAAGTATTAACACCAGGTTTATTATTTGGTGCATTTTTAGGTGCAAGTTGTATTACAAATGCGCCTAGCATAGCCAATACTGGATTGGATTTCATGTGGGATGCAGACCCAAATTATATTAAGCTTAAGTACATACAAAGCTCTAGGCAAAGGAAGGATAGATCAACATACTTCTTTTTCCTAAGATCTAGAGATCGTAAAACTGGAATATTAAAGTTAACAATTAAAGTCCCAGACTATTTTGATGCAAATATTAAATTAAATAAGCTTAAATTCTGTCGAGCTCAGATAGGTGGATATAGAACAAGATCCAAATGTGTAGAGGACGTGCCCTCTGTTATTGAAATAAGCAAAGACCAAACTTCAATTGATATCTACCCAGACCAACCAATTCCAGTAGATAAAAATACTTACGCTTTGAGGATGAAAATATTTAATCCAAGAAGAGCAGGAATGTTCCAATTTCATGCTTATGCCCAATCTCCAGGGGCAATGCCAATATCTGGTTATGTTGGCTCTTGGAATATGGATGTCGAGTGA
- the rpmH gene encoding 50S ribosomal protein L34 codes for MTKRTFGGTSRKRKRVSGFRVRMRTHTGRSVIRSRRKKGRSRIAV; via the coding sequence ATGACTAAAAGAACATTTGGAGGAACAAGTAGAAAAAGAAAACGTGTATCTGGCTTTAGAGTCAGAATGAGAACCCACACAGGCAGGAGTGTTATTAGAAGTAGAAGGAAGAAAGGAAGATCTCGGATTGCTGTCTAG
- a CDS encoding ribonuclease P protein component, with translation MVLPKGMRLKGYKSFDYIHKSAKRYKSDSMMLRVTKANERLIKSTIKNSKSNSCRCAISISNKVSKKAVIRNRLRRLLHNHLKKRLFQKDAFSNNWLLLSLSPKCLDKNTENLLEECDKLLIEAGFC, from the coding sequence ATGGTGCTGCCTAAAGGCATGAGATTAAAAGGATATAAATCCTTTGATTACATTCACAAATCAGCAAAACGCTATAAGAGTGATTCCATGATGCTCAGAGTAACCAAAGCAAATGAGCGATTGATCAAGTCAACAATTAAAAATTCAAAATCAAACTCTTGCAGATGTGCTATTTCAATAAGTAATAAAGTCAGCAAGAAAGCTGTCATAAGAAACCGTTTAAGACGTTTGCTTCATAATCACTTGAAGAAAAGGTTGTTCCAAAAAGACGCATTTTCTAATAACTGGCTTTTACTAAGCTTGAGTCCTAAATGCTTGGACAAAAATACTGAAAATCTGCTAGAAGAATGCGACAAGCTACTTATTGAGGCAGGTTTCTGCTAA
- a CDS encoding PH domain-containing protein: MINSSEKIFFEGAPAKEDLILNLIAGITLIGLPFTFGALVRALWLRFKITNKRISVTGGWLGKDKSQISYSQIKEVRAIPRGFGSYGDMVLVLKDDARLEMRSIPNFRKVEDFINEKINETSSRNSSSEVAGF; the protein is encoded by the coding sequence ATGATTAATTCTTCAGAGAAGATCTTTTTCGAAGGAGCCCCTGCTAAAGAAGACCTAATTTTGAACCTTATCGCAGGAATTACATTAATTGGGCTTCCTTTCACTTTTGGAGCTTTAGTAAGAGCCCTATGGCTCCGTTTCAAAATAACGAACAAAAGGATTTCCGTTACTGGTGGATGGCTAGGAAAAGATAAATCACAAATATCCTATAGCCAAATCAAAGAGGTTCGGGCAATCCCCAGAGGATTTGGTTCCTATGGCGATATGGTTTTAGTTTTAAAAGATGATGCAAGACTGGAGATGCGTTCCATCCCCAATTTTAGAAAGGTGGAAGATTTCATAAATGAAAAAATTAATGAAACATCTTCACGAAATTCATCCTCAGAGGTGGCCGGGTTCTGA
- the yidC gene encoding membrane protein insertase YidC, with the protein MIGFLSDNLLIPILDFFYGLFHSYGIAIVALTIVIRIALFPLSAGSIRSARRMKIAQPVMQKRQAEIKSRYANDPKKQQDELGKLMGEFGSPLAGCLPLLVQMPILFALFATLRGSPFADVPYLVNLKILPPEQIAAVEPKPFKSPRHSIFISDKDHFPVIASLPGGTKIAAGDSVNIKLETLSGEKYSNVLGKFENGSKFSPTWKLTKGADLASVSADGTVTAKYPGDATVEGKIPGLAAKSGFLFIKALGQVGFYVDGAINWDIAILVAGFGLTLVISQVLSGQGMPPNPQQATAQKITPIMITGMFLFFPLPAGVLLYMVIANMFQAFQTFLLNKEALPENLQKILDDQIKNQGKKELATSPAIDSERLPFEPKSNKQN; encoded by the coding sequence GTGATCGGTTTCCTTTCTGACAATCTTCTTATACCGATTCTAGATTTCTTCTATGGCTTATTTCATAGCTATGGAATAGCAATAGTTGCGCTAACCATTGTCATTCGAATAGCTCTATTCCCTTTAAGTGCTGGATCTATAAGAAGTGCTCGACGCATGAAAATAGCTCAGCCTGTAATGCAAAAACGTCAGGCTGAGATTAAAAGTCGATATGCTAATGACCCCAAAAAGCAACAAGATGAACTAGGGAAGCTTATGGGTGAATTTGGCAGCCCATTGGCAGGATGCCTACCACTTCTAGTTCAAATGCCAATATTATTTGCATTATTTGCCACATTACGAGGATCACCTTTTGCTGATGTACCTTATCTAGTAAACCTAAAAATACTACCTCCTGAACAGATAGCAGCTGTAGAGCCAAAACCTTTCAAAAGTCCTAGGCACTCCATTTTTATTTCTGACAAAGATCACTTCCCTGTAATTGCATCACTACCTGGGGGTACAAAGATAGCTGCAGGAGACTCGGTTAATATTAAATTAGAAACATTATCAGGCGAAAAATATTCCAATGTACTTGGAAAATTTGAGAATGGTTCAAAATTCTCACCAACTTGGAAACTCACAAAAGGGGCAGATTTAGCAAGTGTTTCCGCTGATGGTACTGTTACAGCAAAGTACCCTGGAGATGCAACAGTTGAAGGCAAAATTCCAGGCCTAGCTGCTAAAAGTGGTTTCTTATTTATAAAAGCTCTGGGACAAGTAGGTTTCTATGTTGACGGAGCAATAAACTGGGACATTGCAATTCTTGTAGCAGGTTTTGGTTTAACACTGGTTATTTCACAAGTCCTTTCAGGTCAAGGGATGCCACCTAACCCTCAACAAGCAACGGCACAAAAAATCACTCCGATAATGATCACAGGGATGTTCCTATTTTTTCCTCTTCCCGCTGGAGTACTTTTATATATGGTTATTGCAAATATGTTCCAAGCCTTTCAAACATTTCTATTAAATAAAGAAGCTCTCCCCGAAAACCTACAAAAGATCCTCGATGACCAAATTAAAAATCAAGGTAAGAAGGAATTAGCTACTTCTCCAGCAATAGATTCAGAAAGACTTCCTTTTGAACCAAAAAGTAACAAACAAAACTAA